aggagttcaagaccagcctggccaacatggtgaaacccctgtctctactaagaatataaaaatttgctaggcatgttggcacatgcctgtagtcccagctactcgggaggctgaggtagaatagTTCCTtgaactgtactccagcctgggtgacaaagctagactccatcttaaaaaaaaagataaaaaaaaccACAGTACAATGATAAAAACCAGGAAACTACAAATGcagtaggaggattacttgactacgggagttggaggctgcagtgtacTTTGACCTCCCCGCAGCCCGTGAATAggtgcatccagcctgggcaacaaagtgaggcctgTTCTGGCCTCTAAAAAAAACAAGCCCcaagctggacgcagtggctcacacctataataccaccactttgggaggccgaggcgggcggatcacctgaggttgggagtttgagaccagcctgaccaacatggagaaaccctgcctctactaaaaatacaaaaaattagctgggcatggtggtgcatgcctgtaatcccaggtactcaggaggctgaggcaggagaattgcttgaacccgggaggtggaggttgtggtgagtcgagattgtgccattgcactccagtctgggcaacaagagcgaaacttcgtctcaaaacaaacaaacccaaagcaAAATCTCCCTGAACCCTGCTCAGAGGGAgccaattttaaaaacacaaaaaccagaAACCAAGAAATTACATTGATACCATACTAACAGCTAATCTATAGACCTTGTTTAAATTTTGTTGGTTGTCTTAACTCATGTCCATTTCTTGGACCAGAAGCCAATCCAGAATCACACATTGCATTTTGTTGTCAGCATCTCCCTAGTTTTCCTTTATCTTAAATCGttcctcagtttttctttgtttttaagaccATGATACTTTCTTTATAGAGTACTGGCCAGTTAATTTATGGGATAGCCTTCAATTTTTGTCTGTCTGATATTTTCTTATGATTAAACTTTGGTCATGCATTTTGGGCACGAATATCTTAGAATCGATGTTGTGCCCTTCTCAGTGTGGAATCAGGAGACACATAAGGTTGCCCTATCATTTGGGTGATGTTAGCTTGAGCCACTTGATTAAGGTACTACTGTCTGCCAAGTTACTCCACTGTGAAGTTACTGTTTTTCCTAATTAATAAGGATCGGTATGGGGGAGAACTTTGAGACTGAGTAAATACCCTGTTTCTTATCTTACTTTTGCCCACTTATTTTGTGCAGCCATTAATGATTCTTTAATCAAAATTCTACCATAAAGAAGATCTTGttctttcacttatttattcaagtatttaatatttatttatatcattatagactcatggatatttcttttattctatggGTTTTAATTTGTTactagttattatttattttgttgctcacaTTGTGTATGGACATTTGAAATCCTTGCTAGACACTTCCTAGAAGGCTATACCAATTTATACTCACACCAGCAGCATAAGAGAATGCCGATTTCCTGTCACTGTTGCTAACCCTGGGATTATCAGCTTCTTTTTTCCCTACCAAAATAATGGGCCAAAAATGTGTAGATATACATACTGATAATCCCATATTATCTATTTTCAGGTAGAACTTTTTTGTGTATTGATTGGCCATATTTTATTCTATGATATGTTTGTTAatatactttgcccatttttctattgagttatttgtatattttggctTTGTAAGCAATATTTGAGTATGAGTAATATCctttgtattttaaatgtgttacagattttttttcgGAACCCAGTTGTTTGTCTTTTAACTGTATATGTTACTCTTTATcatacagaaattaaaatttttgatttaATCAGATGTAAGGAGAATTTTTCTTTACGGCTTCTTTTATGCCTTTTTCTTCatgcctttgttttttgttttaaatacttgTAATCATCTTGGAGTTTCTTTTTATATGTGGTGTGAGGCAGGACTTCTTGTATCTCTCATTATCCCTGCTGATATAAAATGTCACCACCTGTGTCATAACCTGAGTTcttgtatttgtgtatatgtgtgtatgtagatCTTTTTGCATATCATTTTGtttccttgattttaaaaaaatcacatgccaatagtacattattttattatatatgtataaactttCTAACTTACAggatttatgatttaaaaaaatttcctttctgttctcttcTTGTCTAGACAttgtaaatttttctattttagcttTCCTGAAAGTCAgctcttgctttatttttgttttgtcttcattaattttttccttttcttaatatatttcatCTACCTTCTTATGGGGGCAATttggttgttatttttttcatcttaaatTGGATGCCCAGTTGTATTTATGAATTCTTTTCTTAATGGAAGTATTTAACAGtatgatgtttttattttggcCATATatcatagtttttatttcttttagataatttaaaaaatattttctttttagcgcaagagtttttctttttagctcaAGAGTTTAGctgttttttgttcgtttgtaggtctcactctgtggcccaggctggagtgcagcgcgtgattatagctcactgtagtctcaaagtcctgggctcaagtgacccacctgcttcAAACtctcgagtatctgggactataggcatgtaccaccatgcctggcttattttttaaaatttttgtagaaacaggatctcattatgttgccaaggctgttctcgaactcttggcctcaagtgatcttctcacttGAGTCTTCCAAAGtgaggggattacaggcatgaaccaccacacctggccaaaagagTGGTTTTTAATCTTTAATGGTTAGCTTTTTAGAgagcttttttttgttgtgtagTTACAAATGATGTGTTAAATGTGGATTATGATTTAATTGTTAaacatattatacacacacaaatacagatGCAGATCAAAGCATCCAGATGGCAGTTCATGACCTTCTTGGGATTTTACAAACTGTATGATTTTATGAttctaccttcttttcttttctcccttttctttcttttcttagctACATGTTgcaaaattggttttattttgagAATGTTGTGGTAGTCCTTAAGACAAATGAAGAAGTCTAGGGTTCTGAAGAACTAGAGTAAAGTGGTTGTTGCACTGCAATGTCATTGTTGAGAAGTATGAAAAATTAGGATTGTTTTTTGCTGTATCACAATACTTTGGATGCCGggttaacttttttattttccaaattcaaaattaatattaAGGCAATCAATTTATATGGGAAAGATAGTAACAGTAATACTTaggctaaaataaaattgcatatgGCTGACACATGTGCATGTTCTCTTAGACAAATGACATCTCAAATTGGAaaaattcaatacatttttaggtgtttatttttaatttttataggcTGTTTTTATAAACAGTTTCAGATTAATGGAAACATTGAGGAAATAGTACAGAGTGGGCCTATAATGCTCTCTCACCCAGTTTCTCTATTATTAACgttaatgtggtatatttgttacaagtAATGAACTGATATTAGTAAAGTCCATGGTTTATTCAGACTTCTTAGTTTCTACTTAAACTAAGTTTTCTTAAACTAAGATTTCCTTAGTTTTACTAGTTTTTCAGTTTCAGAATCacatccaggataccacattacattcACTTGTAATGTCTCTTTAGATCtttcttggctgtgacagtttaatcttttttttttttttttttttttcttaagtctaGATGTGATGATACTTACCTCCttgaattgttattattttttatgtgtctgCCTTCTGCAGCTACTTGAATGGTCTTTAAGAGGCAGCTCAACTTTTTTTGAATTTGCCTTAGTACCTAGCATAGTGCCTGTAATGCAGTAGTAAGTCCTTAGTAGATGGTTGTTACGTGAATGAATGTTTGCCTGACTTTAAGAATTCaggctaggccgggcgcggtggctcaagcctgtaatcccagcactttgggaggccgagacgggcggatcacgaggtcgggagatcgagaccatcctggctaatacggtgaaaccccgtctctactaaaaaatacaaaaaactagccgggcgaggtggcgggcgcctgcagtcccagctactcgggaggctgaggcaggagaatggcataaacctgggagtcagagcttgcagtgagctgagatccggccactgcactccagcctgggcgacagagcaagactccgtctcaaaaaaaaaaaaaagagttcaggcCATGGCAATATCATTAGGTCAGCTGGTTATATACATGAAAGAGCAGTCCCTGAAATGCTTTGGTTAAACATGTTGTCTTGATACTGATAGAAGAGATTCATAGACTGATTTTAGATATGAAAATtttgggtctttttaaaaataatggaatttaaattttgaatGGGAAATGCATATACATAGACATAATTCACAGGGCACGTTCAAAAGTAAGTCTTCTTAAATTGCTGCCATCCTGTAATCACTTCACTAGAGGTAACACGTGATACCTCTAGACTTCTACAGTTGTATGTGCCATTCTCTAGATATTCTAAGtgcattattttttcccttctattttACATAAATGGTAGCTTTCTGTGTACCCTTGCTTTTCACTGACAATGTTTATAGtaattggtttttatttgtatgtatagaggtgttttattatttttaaaaaccacattgTATTCCATTAAATACCATTAATTATTTAACCAGTACCCAGTTACTGAGTATTCAGGTTGATTCTAGTCATTTGCTATTACTCCTCCCTCCTCTCAAAAGCAGCAGTAAATATTCTTGTACATGCCTCATTAAACCCATGAGAAAACCAAAAGTGGAATTAGAGGTCAGAGGGTATGtacattcttaattttaatagaCATTGCAAAATTGCTTTTTGTAGAGGTTACAAATCTACATAGAGGTTAACCAGTAACCGTTAACTGATCTATATTCCTGTGAACAATGTATTAAAGTGCCTTTGTTCTTACACCTTCACCAAAACATTGTGTTAAgattaataatagctaacatttgtgaatgcttactatgtgtcgagctgtttcttcattttaatgcTCCTTACATGTAACAATTAATTTACTCATCAAAACAATCTCATGAGGAAAATAGTGTAAGATTCCctttttttggaggcagaaacTGAAGCATACAAAGTTAAGTAACATATGTCAAACTTTTTGCTGTTACTACTCtgataattgaaaaataatatatgattttatttgattAATCATTTATGTTTAGGGGCCATTTGTATTTCAGTAGCAATTGGTAGCACCACCTCCACCTTCTGCAGTAATTCCCTCCCCGCAGTCCATGCGGTGTTCAGCCTGTGGTGACTGCCTGGATTCCTTGTCCTTTAAGGATAGTCCAGAATAGAAAGCAAATAACGTTTATTATGcctctcttttaatattttaaacagatATTAGAATATGTTTATGAGTCTCCCCCCTTTCTTTTTAGTTCAACACGAGATGAGACACATGTGAATACTGGGTCATCATCTGAAGTGGTGCATTTGGATGATGATTTTtctgaagaagaggaagaggatgaggatAAGATTGAGGATGAGGATGCTACTGAAGAGAGACCCTCCGAGGCTTCAGAACCTATTGAAGAGTTACATTCCAGACCTCATAAATCTCAGGAAGGCACACAGGAGGTTTCAGTTCGACCATCAGTTATTCAAAAACTGGAGAAGGGACAGCAGCAGCCCTTGGAGTTTGTTCATAAAATTGGGGCCGGTGTGAAAAAATGTAATCTAGTAGATATTGGTCAGGCTACAAATAATGGAAGCAACTTGGTACGCCCGCCAGTGATTTATAATGCTCCTGCTAGTTGTTTATCTGAAAGCTCTAATGATAGACCAGTTACAACTAATACAACTGGTTTACCGGCAGCAGCTCATTTGGATTCAGTTAGCAAATGTGACCCAAACAAAGTTGACAAATACCTTGAACAGCCAGACGGGGCCTCTAGAAATCCTGTGCCATCATCCCATGTAGAAACTTCTTCATTTTCACATCAGAAACCTAAAGAATCAAATAGGAAATACTTACGCATGAATTCAGATAAGTTGGTTTTGTGGAGAGATGTAAAATCTCAGGGTAAAACTTTGTCAGCTGGCTTGAAATTCCAGGAACGCATGGGTACTAAGGACTCCTTAAGAGTTAAATCTCCTTCCAAATTAGCAGTAAACCCGAATAAAACTGACATGCCTTTGAATAAAGGAATCTTTGAAGATACTATTCCAAAGCACCATGAGGAATTCTTTTCTAATATGGATTGTACCCAAGAAGAAAAGCACTTGGTTTTTAACAAGAAAGCCTTTTGGGAACAGAAGTGCTCAGTGAGTTCCGAAATGAAGTTTGATTGTAGCTCTCTTCAGTCAGCATCTGATCAGCCCCAAGAGACTGCACAAGACATAAATCTTTGGAAGGAGGAGCGAATTGACCAAGAAGATAACTATGAATCTAGAGGTTCAGAAATGAGTTTTGATTGCAGTTCCTCTTTTCATTCACTGACTGACCAATCTAAAGTGAGTGCCAAAGAAGTAAACCTTTCCAAGGAAGTATGTACTGATGTACAGTATAAGAATAATACATCTTATGTTTCTAAAAGAAGTTCTGATTGCGGTGACATTCTTCACTTGGTTACGAACCAATCCCAAATGACTGTTAAAGAAATAAGTCTTCAGAATGCAAGGCGTATTAGCCTGGTTGACCAAAGCTATGAATCTAGTGATTCTGAAACAAATTTTGATTGTGATGCTTCACCTCAGTCCACTAGTGACTACCCTCACCAATCTGTAAAAGAAGTAAGCCTTTCTAAGGAAGTGCACATTGGTTTGGTTGATAAGAACTATGGTTCCAGTAGTTCTGAAGTAAGTGCTGATTCTGTTTTCCCACTGCAGTCAGTGGTTGACCGACCACCGGTGGTTGTCAGAGAAACAAAACTTCGGAAGAAGGCTCATTCTGGCTTGGTTGATAACTATGGATCGAGTTGTTCTGAAACAAGTTTTGATTGTGATGTTTCTCTTGAGTCAGTAGTTGATCATCCCCAGCTGACTGTCAAAGGAAGAAACCTGAAAGGTAGACAAGTCCACCTAAAACATAAGAAGCGTAAACCCAGTAGTGCTAAAGCACGTTTTGATTGTGATGTCTCACTCGGGACAGTTGCAGATGAATCCCAGAGGGCCGTTGAAAAGATAAATCTTCTAAAGGAGAAGAATGCTGACCTTATGGATGTGAACTATGAATCCCATGGTCTTGTAATGGGTTTTCACACCGGTGCTCAGTTAGTGGCTGACCAGCCTCAAGTAGCAGAAATAGAGCCTCAGAAAGTGGATGTTGACCTTGAGAATAAGAGTGTTCAGTCTAGCAGTTCTTCTCTAAGTTCTGATTCTCCGGCTTCTCTTTATCATTCAGCTCACGATGAGCCTCAAGAAGCTTTGGATGAAGTAAATCTTAAAGAGTTAAATATTGACATGGAAGTTAAGAGCTATGATTGCTCCAGCTCTGAGTTGACTTTTGATTCTGACCCGCCTCTTCTGTCAGTTTCTGAGCAGTCTCATCTGGATGCTGAAGGAAAAGAACGGCACATTGACCTGGAAGATGAGAGCTGTGAGTCAGATAGTTCTGAAATAACTTTTGATTCTGATATTCCTCTTTATTCAGTAATTGACCAACCTGAAGTAGCTGTTTATGAGGAAGAAACTGTTGATCTGGAAAGTAAAAGTAATGAATCTTGTGTTTCTGAAATAACTTTTGATTCTGATATTCCTCTTCATTCAGGAAATGATCACCCTGAAGTAGCTGTTAAAGAAGTAATTCAGAAAGAAGAGTACATTCACTTAGAAAGGAAGAATGATGAACCCAGTGGTTCTGAAATAAGTTTGGATTCCTATGCCCCTCGTCATTCAGTGACTAATTCTCCCGAAGTAGCTGTTAAAAAGCTAAATCCTCAAAAAGAAGACCAGGTACActtagaaaataaggaaaatgaacCTATTGATTCGGAAGTAAGTTTGGATTATAATATCATTTTTCATTCAGTGACTGGACATTCTGAAGatcccattaaaaaaataaaccttcaCACAAAAGAGCACATGTACTTAGAAAATAAGAGTGGTTTTGAAACAAGTTTGGATTCTGATGTCCCTCTTCGGCCAGCGACTCACAAACCTGAAGTAATTGTCAAAGAAACATGGCTTCAAAGAGAAAAGCATGCTGAATTCCAAGGTGGAAGTGCTGAATTCAGTGGTTCAAAAACAAGTTTAGATTCTAGTGTCCCTCATTATTCAGTAACTGAATCTCAAGTAGCTGttaacaaaataaacagaaagaagcaaTATGTTCTAGAAAACTATGATAAATGTAGTGGTTCTGAAATAATTTTGGATTCTAATGTTCCACCTCAGTCAATGACTGACCAAACTCAGCTAGcttttttgaaggaaaaacatGTTAATCTGAGAGACAAAAACAGTAAATCAGGTGATTCTGAAATAACTTTTGATTCTGAACAACTTCAGGAAGCGGTTaaaaaaatagaccaatggaaggaAGAGGTTATTGGCCTGAAAAATAAGATTAATGAACCTAGTACTTCTAAATTAATACATGATTCTGATGTTTCTGTCCAATCTGTGGCTGATCAACCCAAAGTAGCTATTAAACATGTAAACCTTGAGAATGAAAACCATATGTACTTGGAAGTTAAGAACAGCCAATATCGTTGTTCTGAAATGAATTTGGACTCTCGTTTCTTGGTTCAGTCAATAGTCAATCGACCTCAAATAACTATTTTGGAGCGGGACCACATTGAGCTAGAAGGTAAGCACAATCAGCGTTGTGGTTCTGAAATAAGTTTTGATTCTGATGACCCTCTTCAGTCAGTGGCTGACCAGCTGAGAGAAACCGTTAAAGAAATAAGCCTTTGGAAGGATGAAGAAGTTGACATGGAAGATAGCAGGAATGAAGCTAAGGGTTTTGAAATTATGTATGATTCTGCTGTTCTTCAGCCAGTGGCTGGCCAACCTGAAGGAGTAGTTAAGGAGGTCAGTCTTTGGAAAGAGCATGTTGACTTGGAAAATAAGATTGTCAAACCTACcaatactaaaataaattttgattctCATGAACCCCTTCTGTCTGTGACTAATAAAATTCAAGGggtgaataaagaaagaaatcttttgAGGGAGGAACGTGTTTGTCTGGATGATAAGGGCTATGTGCCCAGTGATTCTGGAATAATTTATGTTTCAAATATCCCTCCTCAGTCAGTGATAAAACAACCCCAAATTTTGCAAGAGGAGCATGCCAGTCTGGAAGATAAGAGCAGTATTTCTTACAGTCCTGAAGAAAGTTCTGATTCCAGTGACTCTTTCCAGGCAGCAGCAGATGAGCTTCAAAAATCTGCCAAAGAAATAAATCTTTGGAAGGAAGACCATATTTATCTGGAAGATAAGAGCTATAAATTAGGTGATTTTGATGTAAGTTATGCTTCTCATATTCCTGTTCAGTTTGTGACTGATCAATCTTCTGTGCCTGTCAAAGAAATAAACGTGCAAAAGAAGAATCATAATAATCTAGCAAGTAAGAACTGTGAAGTCTGtggttctaaaataaaatgtgattctTGTGTTCGTCTTCAGTCAGAAGTTGACCAACCTCAAGTGTCTTACAAAGAGGCAGACCTTCAGAAGGAAGAGCATGTTGTCATGGAAGAAAAGACCGGTGGACCTAGTGATTCAGAAATGATGTATGATTCTGATGTTCCTTTTCAAATAGTGGTTAACCAGTTTCCAGGGTCAGTCAAAGAAACACATCTTCCAAAGGTGATACTTTTGGATCTGGTGCCCAGTGATAGTGATTATGAAGTAATTTCAGATGATATTCCCCTTCAGTTAGTGACTGACCCACCTCAGTTGACTGTCAAAGATATCAACTGTATAAATACAGAATGTATTGATATAGAAGATAAGAGCTGTGACTCTTTTGGTTCTGAAGTCAGGTGTAGTTGTAAAGCCTCTACTCCCTCAATGACAAACCAATGCAAAGAgactttcaaaataataaaccGGAAGAAAGACTATATTATTCTGGGAGAGCCAAGTTGTCAGTCTTGTGGTTCTGAAATGAGTTTTAATGTTGATGCCTCTGATGAGTCCATGACTTACGAGTCACAAGGACCTGATGAGAAAATGGCGAAATATATTGACTCAGAAGATAAGAGCTGTGGATATAATGGTTCTAAAGGAAAATTTAATTTGGGAGACACTTCTCATCGAACGACTCACCGACTGCAGAAAGCTCGCAAAGAAGCCAAGCTTCGGAAAGATCCAAGAAATGCTGGCCTAAAAGGTAAGAGCTGTCAGTCTAGTGCTTCTGCAGTTGATTTTGGTGCCTCTTCCAAGTCAGCGCTCCATCGAAGGGCCGATAAAAAAAAACGTTCAAAGCTAAAACATAGAGATTTAGAAGATGTGAGCTGTGAACCGGATGGTTTTGAGATGAATTTTCAGTGTGCTCCCCCTCTTCTGTCTGATACTGATCAGCCTCAAGAAACTGTTAAGAAAAGACACCCTTGTAAGAAGGTGTCTTTTGACTTGAAAGAAAAGAACCGTGATTCCCAGTCAAGCTGTGTTCCCAAGGTTGATTCTGTAAGGAACCTGAAAAAAGCAAAGGGTGTCATAGAAGATAATACTGATGAACCAGTTCTTGAAGCCTTACCTCATGTACCTCCTTCATTTGTGGGGAAAACATGGTCTCAGATAATGAGAGAAGATGACATGAAAATTAATGCTCTTGTGAAGGAATTTAGGGAAGGTCGTTTCCACTGTTACTTTGATGATGACTGTGAGACCAAAAAAGTTtctttgaagggaaaaaaaaaggttacctGGGCTGACTTGCAGGGTAAGGAGGACACTGCATCAACTCAAGCTCTGTCAGAAAGTGATGATATTGTCTGTGGTATTTCAGATATTGATGACTTGTCAGTGGCCTTAGATAAACCATGCCATCGTCATCCTTCAGCAGAGAGGCCTCCTAAGCAAAAGTGGCGTGTGGCTTCTCAACGCCAGACAGCGAAAATCAGCCATAGTACTCAGACCAGTTGTAAGAATTACCcagtgatgaaaagaaaaataattagacaaGAGGAAG
The sequence above is drawn from the Macaca mulatta isolate MMU2019108-1 chromosome 12, T2T-MMU8v2.0, whole genome shotgun sequence genome and encodes:
- the ZDBF2 gene encoding DBF4-type zinc finger-containing protein 2 isoform X3; the protein is MQKRQGYCSYCRVQYHNLEQHLFSAQHRSLTRQSRRQICTSSLMERFLQDVLQHHPYHCQESSSTRDETHVNTGSSSEVVHLDDDFSEEEEEDEDKIEDEDATEERPSEASEPIEELHSRPHKSQEGTQEVSVRPSVIQKLEKGQQQPLEFVHKIGAGVKKCNLVDIGQATNNGSNLVRPPVIYNAPASCLSESSNDRPVTTNTTGLPAAAHLDSVSKCDPNKVDKYLEQPDGASRNPVPSSHVETSSFSHQKPKESNRKYLRMNSDKLVLWRDVKSQGKTLSAGLKFQERMGTKDSLRVKSPSKLAVNPNKTDMPLNKGIFEDTIPKHHEEFFSNMDCTQEEKHLVFNKKAFWEQKCSVSSEMKFDCSSLQSASDQPQETAQDINLWKEERIDQEDNYESRGSEMSFDCSSSFHSLTDQSKVSAKEVNLSKEVCTDVQYKNNTSYVSKRSSDCGDILHLVTNQSQMTVKEISLQNARRISLVDQSYESSDSETNFDCDASPQSTSDYPHQSVKEVSLSKEVHIGLVDKNYGSSSSEVSADSVFPLQSVVDRPPVVVRETKLRKKAHSGLVDNYGSSCSETSFDCDVSLESVVDHPQLTVKGRNLKGRQVHLKHKKRKPSSAKARFDCDVSLGTVADESQRAVEKINLLKEKNADLMDVNYESHGLVMGFHTGAQLVADQPQVAEIEPQKVDVDLENKSVQSSSSSLSSDSPASLYHSAHDEPQEALDEVNLKELNIDMEVKSYDCSSSELTFDSDPPLLSVSEQSHLDAEGKERHIDLEDESCESDSSEITFDSDIPLYSVIDQPEVAVYEEETVDLESKSNESCVSEITFDSDIPLHSGNDHPEVAVKEVIQKEEYIHLERKNDEPSGSEISLDSYAPRHSVTNSPEVAVKKLNPQKEDQVHLENKENEPIDSEVSLDYNIIFHSVTGHSEDPIKKINLHTKEHMYLENKSGFETSLDSDVPLRPATHKPEVIVKETWLQREKHAEFQGGSAEFSGSKTSLDSSVPHYSVTESQVAVNKINRKKQYVLENYDKCSGSEIILDSNVPPQSMTDQTQLAFLKEKHVNLRDKNSKSGDSEITFDSEQLQEAVKKIDQWKEEVIGLKNKINEPSTSKLIHDSDVSVQSVADQPKVAIKHVNLENENHMYLEVKNSQYRCSEMNLDSRFLVQSIVNRPQITILERDHIELEGKHNQRCGSEISFDSDDPLQSVADQLRETVKEISLWKDEEVDMEDSRNEAKGFEIMYDSAVLQPVAGQPEGVVKEVSLWKEHVDLENKIVKPTNTKINFDSHEPLLSVTNKIQGVNKERNLLREERVCLDDKGYVPSDSGIIYVSNIPPQSVIKQPQILQEEHASLEDKSSISYSPEESSDSSDSFQAAADELQKSAKEINLWKEDHIYLEDKSYKLGDFDVSYASHIPVQFVTDQSSVPVKEINVQKKNHNNLASKNCEVCGSKIKCDSCVRLQSEVDQPQVSYKEADLQKEEHVVMEEKTGGPSDSEMMYDSDVPFQIVVNQFPGSVKETHLPKVILLDLVPSDSDYEVISDDIPLQLVTDPPQLTVKDINCINTECIDIEDKSCDSFGSEVRCSCKASTPSMTNQCKETFKIINRKKDYIILGEPSCQSCGSEMSFNVDASDESMTYESQGPDEKMAKYIDSEDKSCGYNGSKGKFNLGDTSHRTTHRLQKARKEAKLRKDPRNAGLKDIDDLSVALDKPCHRHPSAERPPKQKWRVASQRQTAKISHSTQTSCKNYPVMKRKIIRQEEDPPKSKCSRLQDDRKTKKKVKIGTVEFPASCTKVLKPVQPKALVCILSSLNIKLKEGEGLHFPKMRHHSWDNDIQFICKYKRNIFDYYEPLIKQIVINPPLNVLVPEFERRNWVKIHFNRSNQNSSAGDNDADGQGSASAPLMAVPARYGFNSRQGTSDPSLFLEESKILHAHEVPKKRNFQLTFLNRDVVKISPKSVRNKFLESKSKKKIHGKKVTTSSNKLGCPKKVYKPIILQQKPRKASEKQSIWIRTKPSDIIRKYISKYSVFLRHRYQSRRAFLGMYLKKKKSVVSRLKEVKRTAKVLLNSSVPPAGAEELSSATANPPAKRPVPVRASCHITRRKKRSDESYHGRKRSPAGPVRAYDLRSSSCLQQCGRRMTRLANKLRGNETK
- the ZDBF2 gene encoding DBF4-type zinc finger-containing protein 2 isoform X4; protein product: MIPDGSSEIQEVMKNSGKHLFSAQHRSLTRQSRRQICTSSLMERFLQDVLQHHPYHCQESSSTRDETHVNTGSSSEVVHLDDDFSEEEEEDEDKIEDEDATEERPSEASEPIEELHSRPHKSQEGTQEVSVRPSVIQKLEKGQQQPLEFVHKIGAGVKKCNLVDIGQATNNGSNLVRPPVIYNAPASCLSESSNDRPVTTNTTGLPAAAHLDSVSKCDPNKVDKYLEQPDGASRNPVPSSHVETSSFSHQKPKESNRKYLRMNSDKLVLWRDVKSQGKTLSAGLKFQERMGTKDSLRVKSPSKLAVNPNKTDMPLNKGIFEDTIPKHHEEFFSNMDCTQEEKHLVFNKKAFWEQKCSVSSEMKFDCSSLQSASDQPQETAQDINLWKEERIDQEDNYESRGSEMSFDCSSSFHSLTDQSKVSAKEVNLSKEVCTDVQYKNNTSYVSKRSSDCGDILHLVTNQSQMTVKEISLQNARRISLVDQSYESSDSETNFDCDASPQSTSDYPHQSVKEVSLSKEVHIGLVDKNYGSSSSEVSADSVFPLQSVVDRPPVVVRETKLRKKAHSGLVDNYGSSCSETSFDCDVSLESVVDHPQLTVKGRNLKGRQVHLKHKKRKPSSAKARFDCDVSLGTVADESQRAVEKINLLKEKNADLMDVNYESHGLVMGFHTGAQLVADQPQVAEIEPQKVDVDLENKSVQSSSSSLSSDSPASLYHSAHDEPQEALDEVNLKELNIDMEVKSYDCSSSELTFDSDPPLLSVSEQSHLDAEGKERHIDLEDESCESDSSEITFDSDIPLYSVIDQPEVAVYEEETVDLESKSNESCVSEITFDSDIPLHSGNDHPEVAVKEVIQKEEYIHLERKNDEPSGSEISLDSYAPRHSVTNSPEVAVKKLNPQKEDQVHLENKENEPIDSEVSLDYNIIFHSVTGHSEDPIKKINLHTKEHMYLENKSGFETSLDSDVPLRPATHKPEVIVKETWLQREKHAEFQGGSAEFSGSKTSLDSSVPHYSVTESQVAVNKINRKKQYVLENYDKCSGSEIILDSNVPPQSMTDQTQLAFLKEKHVNLRDKNSKSGDSEITFDSEQLQEAVKKIDQWKEEVIGLKNKINEPSTSKLIHDSDVSVQSVADQPKVAIKHVNLENENHMYLEVKNSQYRCSEMNLDSRFLVQSIVNRPQITILERDHIELEGKHNQRCGSEISFDSDDPLQSVADQLRETVKEISLWKDEEVDMEDSRNEAKGFEIMYDSAVLQPVAGQPEGVVKEVSLWKEHVDLENKIVKPTNTKINFDSHEPLLSVTNKIQGVNKERNLLREERVCLDDKGYVPSDSGIIYVSNIPPQSVIKQPQILQEEHASLEDKSSISYSPEESSDSSDSFQAAADELQKSAKEINLWKEDHIYLEDKSYKLGDFDVSYASHIPVQFVTDQSSVPVKEINVQKKNHNNLASKNCEVCGSKIKCDSCVRLQSEVDQPQVSYKEADLQKEEHVVMEEKTGGPSDSEMMYDSDVPFQIVVNQFPGSVKETHLPKVILLDLVPSDSDYEVISDDIPLQLVTDPPQLTVKDINCINTECIDIEDKSCDSFGSEVRCSCKASTPSMTNQCKETFKIINRKKDYIILGEPSCQSCGSEMSFNVDASDESMTYESQGPDEKMAKYIDSEDKSCGYNGSKGKFNLGDTSHRTTHRLQKARKEAKLRKDPRNAGLKDIDDLSVALDKPCHRHPSAERPPKQKWRVASQRQTAKISHSTQTSCKNYPVMKRKIIRQEEDPPKSKCSRLQDDRKTKKKVKIGTVEFPASCTKVLKPVQPKALVCILSSLNIKLKEGEGLHFPKMRHHSWDNDIQFICKYKRNIFDYYEPLIKQIVINPPLNVLVPEFERRNWVKIHFNRSNQNSSAGDNDADGQGSASAPLMAVPARYGFNSRQGTSDPSLFLEESKILHAHEVPKKRNFQLTFLNRDVVKISPKSVRNKFLESKSKKKIHGKKVTTSSNKLGCPKKVYKPIILQQKPRKASEKQSIWIRTKPSDIIRKYISKYSVFLRHRYQSRRAFLGMYLKKKKSVVSRLKEVKRTAKVLLNSSVPPAGAEELSSATANPPAKRPVPVRASCHITRRKKRSDESYHGRKRSPAGPVRAYDLRSSSCLQQCGRRMTRLANKLRGNETK